A section of the Humulus lupulus chromosome 2, drHumLupu1.1, whole genome shotgun sequence genome encodes:
- the LOC133818673 gene encoding NAC domain-containing protein 54 isoform X3 translates to MAPVSLPPGFRFHPTDEELVAYYLKRKINGRKIDLEIIPEVDLYKCEPWDLPGKSLLPSKDLEWYFFSPRDRKYPNGSRTNRATKGGYWKATGKDRKVNSQTRAVGMKKTLVYYRGRAPHGSRTDWVMHEYRLDERECEIPSGLQDAYALCRVFKKSAVGPKIGEQYYASTSTSTNHINQNHHSHNQHNNRHINMTSDHSSSIEIYSDGRCEDFESNNYPMVPADTCSAQTSMMQRCRPDHHPHNKWTHFLSDDDSFNYNFSTTPNSSFQNYGGISYPPSKVDVALECARLQHRLTLPPLEVEDFPHSSGNINEFKVMQSSGHYHHAMPETGANDIDILQEILSVAHVSQELINQPSSNFVDETSMWGSTNVNIIGTAADDFSFMVGRDTQHNQSLDNNDMNPMRYMDKSWENHLARSIEIGDFEEGFKSDQRAVENLRWIGMSSKDVEESFVEEHKIVPFENISSYRREEHEDINGHQSSCNNKEFNEDTDQTNDQFSLGFINSGPNEHLIDEGNMDEYSSSPSFEVVEEIKVNHGLFVSTRQVAETFFHQSVPSQTVQVHLNPVLLLSNHFLVGPKATASNSGKKSENSTHDHDQHSFISVTTVFKAMFVEMTKSMKLAWWTIMSTIMCMISFISTSVEQVVAAASATSAGVEGNENGCDILVLKQRMKRGIGAKLCNEKGKVSVVNIRGANNLTVFLKKIGVFITITLALCTMWANHNLIITT, encoded by the exons ATGGCACCAGTTTCATTGCCGCCTGGTTTTCGATTCCATCCAACCGATGAGGAACTAGTAGCTTACTATCTCAAGAGAAAGATCAACGGCCGTAAGATCGATTTAGAGATCATCCCCGAGGTTGATCTCTACAAGTGTGAACCTTGGGACTTACCAG GGAAGTCATTGTTACCGAGCAAAGATCTGGAGTGGTATTTCTTCAGTCCCCGAGATCGTAAATATCCAAATGGGTCGAGGACAAATCGGGCAACAAAAGGTGGATATTGGAAGGCCACAGGGAAAGACCGAAAGGTGAACTCGCAGACACGTGCAGTTGGCATGAAAAAAACATTGGTTTACTACAGAGGAAGGGCTCCTCATGGCTCTAGAACTGACTGGGTTATGCATGAATATCGTCTTGATGAGCGAGAGTGTGAGATTCCTTCCGGTCTCCAG GATGCATATGCACTTTGTCGTGTATTCAAGAAAAGTGCTGTTGGGCCAAAGATTGGAGAGCAATATTACGCAAGTACAAGCACTAGTACTAATCATATAAACCAGAATCATCACAGTCATAATCAGCATAATAATCGCCATATTAATATGACTAGTgatcattcttcaagcattgaaaTATATTCGGATGGAAGATGTGAGGATTTTGAGAGCAACAATTATCCAATGGTGCCTGCAGACACTTGCTCCGCTCAAACGTCTATGATGCAAAGATGTAGACCAGATCACCACCCACATAATAAATGGACGCACTTCTTATCTGATGATGACTCTTTTAATTATAACTTCTCTACAACTCCTAACTCATCATTTCAGAATTACGGAGGCATTTCTTACCCTCCATCCAAG GTTGATGTAGCACTAGAGTGCGCTAGGTTACAGCATAGGCTCACACTTCCACCGTTGGAGGTAGAAGATTTTCCCCACTCTTCAGGGAATATTAATGAATTTAAAGTGATGCAATCAAGTGGTCATTATCATCACGCCATGCCAGAAACTGGCGCCAACGACATTGATATCTTGCAAGAAATTCTCTCTGTTGCTCATGTTTCTCAAGAACTCATAAACCAGCCCAGTAGTAACTTTGTGGATGAGACATCTATGTGGGGATCAACTAATGTTAATATTATTGGTACTGCGGCTGATGATTTCAGCTTCATGGTTGGCCGAGACACTCAACACAACCAATCATTAGACAACAACGACATGAATCCTATGCGGTATATGGACAAATCCTGGGAAAATCACCTAGCGAGGTCAATCGAGATTGGAGATTTCGAAGAAGGTTTCAAATCGGATCAGAGAGCTGTGGAGAATCTGAGATGGATAGGAATGTCCAGCAAAGATGTAGAGGAG AGCTTCGTGGAAGAACACAAAATAGTTCCATTTGAAAATATTTCAAGCTATCGAAGAGAAGAACATGAAGACATCAACG GTCATCAAAGCAGCTGTAATAATAAGGAATTCAATGAAGACACTGACCAGACAAACGATCAATTCTCCCTTGGATTCATCAATAGTGGCCCAAATGAACACTTAATAGACGAGGGAAACATGGATGAATATTCAAGTTCTCCAAGTTTTGAGGTCGTAGAGGAGATCAAAGTCAATCATGGACTATTCGTCTCGACTCGTCAGGTTGCTGAGACATTCTTTCATCAATCAGTGCCTTCTCAAACTGTCCAAGTCCATCTGAATCCAGTGCTATTATTGAGCAACCACTTCTTGGTAGGTCCGAAAGCCACTGCTTCGAATTCTGGAAAGAAATCCGAGAATAGTACACATGATCATGATCAACATTCTTTCATCTCTGTTACTACTGTGTTTAAAGCCATGTTTGTGGAAATGACCAAATCAATGAAGTTAGCATGGTGGACAATAATGAGCACCATTATGTGCATGATTTCTTTTATTTCGACAAGCGTGGAACAGGTAGTTGCTGCTGCAAGTGCTACTAGTGCTGGAGTTGAAGGAAATGAAAATGGTTGTGATATCTTGGTACTCAAGCAAAGGATGAAAAGAGGCATTGGAGCTAAGTTGTGCAACGAGAAAGGAAAAGTTTCAGTGGTTAACATAAGAGGTGCAAATAATTTGACTGTGTTTTTGAAAAAGATAGGTGTGTTTATCACTATTACTTTGGCTCTTTGTACCATGTGGGCCAATCACAATCTGATTATTACCACTTGA
- the LOC133818673 gene encoding NAC domain-containing protein 54 isoform X1, whose protein sequence is MAPVSLPPGFRFHPTDEELVAYYLKRKINGRKIDLEIIPEVDLYKCEPWDLPGKSLLPSKDLEWYFFSPRDRKYPNGSRTNRATKGGYWKATGKDRKVNSQTRAVGMKKTLVYYRGRAPHGSRTDWVMHEYRLDERECEIPSGLQDAYALCRVFKKSAVGPKIGEQYYASTSTSTNHINQNHHSHNQHNNRHINMTSDHSSSIEIYSDGRCEDFESNNYPMVPADTCSAQTSMMQRCRPDHHPHNKWTHFLSDDDSFNYNFSTTPNSSFQNYGGISYPPSKVDVALECARLQHRLTLPPLEVEDFPHSSGNINEFKVMQSSGHYHHAMPETGANDIDILQEILSVAHVSQELINQPSSNFVDETSMWGSTNVNIIGTAADDFSFMVGRDTQHNQSLDNNDMNPMRYMDKSWENHLARSIEIGDFEEGFKSDQRAVENLRWIGMSSKDVEESFVEEHKIVPFENISSYRREEHEDINGKIVDAGHQSSCNNKEFNEDTDQTNDQFSLGFINSGPNEHLIDEGNMDEYSSSPSFEVVEEIKVNHGLFVSTRQVAETFFHQSVPSQTVQVHLNPVLLLSNHFLVGPKATASNSGKKSENSTHDHDQHSFISVTTVFKAMFVEMTKSMKLAWWTIMSTIMCMISFISTSVEQVVAAASATSAGVEGNENGCDILVLKQRMKRGIGAKLCNEKGKVSVVNIRGANNLTVFLKKIGVFITITLALCTMWANHNLIITT, encoded by the exons ATGGCACCAGTTTCATTGCCGCCTGGTTTTCGATTCCATCCAACCGATGAGGAACTAGTAGCTTACTATCTCAAGAGAAAGATCAACGGCCGTAAGATCGATTTAGAGATCATCCCCGAGGTTGATCTCTACAAGTGTGAACCTTGGGACTTACCAG GGAAGTCATTGTTACCGAGCAAAGATCTGGAGTGGTATTTCTTCAGTCCCCGAGATCGTAAATATCCAAATGGGTCGAGGACAAATCGGGCAACAAAAGGTGGATATTGGAAGGCCACAGGGAAAGACCGAAAGGTGAACTCGCAGACACGTGCAGTTGGCATGAAAAAAACATTGGTTTACTACAGAGGAAGGGCTCCTCATGGCTCTAGAACTGACTGGGTTATGCATGAATATCGTCTTGATGAGCGAGAGTGTGAGATTCCTTCCGGTCTCCAG GATGCATATGCACTTTGTCGTGTATTCAAGAAAAGTGCTGTTGGGCCAAAGATTGGAGAGCAATATTACGCAAGTACAAGCACTAGTACTAATCATATAAACCAGAATCATCACAGTCATAATCAGCATAATAATCGCCATATTAATATGACTAGTgatcattcttcaagcattgaaaTATATTCGGATGGAAGATGTGAGGATTTTGAGAGCAACAATTATCCAATGGTGCCTGCAGACACTTGCTCCGCTCAAACGTCTATGATGCAAAGATGTAGACCAGATCACCACCCACATAATAAATGGACGCACTTCTTATCTGATGATGACTCTTTTAATTATAACTTCTCTACAACTCCTAACTCATCATTTCAGAATTACGGAGGCATTTCTTACCCTCCATCCAAG GTTGATGTAGCACTAGAGTGCGCTAGGTTACAGCATAGGCTCACACTTCCACCGTTGGAGGTAGAAGATTTTCCCCACTCTTCAGGGAATATTAATGAATTTAAAGTGATGCAATCAAGTGGTCATTATCATCACGCCATGCCAGAAACTGGCGCCAACGACATTGATATCTTGCAAGAAATTCTCTCTGTTGCTCATGTTTCTCAAGAACTCATAAACCAGCCCAGTAGTAACTTTGTGGATGAGACATCTATGTGGGGATCAACTAATGTTAATATTATTGGTACTGCGGCTGATGATTTCAGCTTCATGGTTGGCCGAGACACTCAACACAACCAATCATTAGACAACAACGACATGAATCCTATGCGGTATATGGACAAATCCTGGGAAAATCACCTAGCGAGGTCAATCGAGATTGGAGATTTCGAAGAAGGTTTCAAATCGGATCAGAGAGCTGTGGAGAATCTGAGATGGATAGGAATGTCCAGCAAAGATGTAGAGGAG AGCTTCGTGGAAGAACACAAAATAGTTCCATTTGAAAATATTTCAAGCTATCGAAGAGAAGAACATGAAGACATCAACGGTAAAATAG ttgATGCAGGTCATCAAAGCAGCTGTAATAATAAGGAATTCAATGAAGACACTGACCAGACAAACGATCAATTCTCCCTTGGATTCATCAATAGTGGCCCAAATGAACACTTAATAGACGAGGGAAACATGGATGAATATTCAAGTTCTCCAAGTTTTGAGGTCGTAGAGGAGATCAAAGTCAATCATGGACTATTCGTCTCGACTCGTCAGGTTGCTGAGACATTCTTTCATCAATCAGTGCCTTCTCAAACTGTCCAAGTCCATCTGAATCCAGTGCTATTATTGAGCAACCACTTCTTGGTAGGTCCGAAAGCCACTGCTTCGAATTCTGGAAAGAAATCCGAGAATAGTACACATGATCATGATCAACATTCTTTCATCTCTGTTACTACTGTGTTTAAAGCCATGTTTGTGGAAATGACCAAATCAATGAAGTTAGCATGGTGGACAATAATGAGCACCATTATGTGCATGATTTCTTTTATTTCGACAAGCGTGGAACAGGTAGTTGCTGCTGCAAGTGCTACTAGTGCTGGAGTTGAAGGAAATGAAAATGGTTGTGATATCTTGGTACTCAAGCAAAGGATGAAAAGAGGCATTGGAGCTAAGTTGTGCAACGAGAAAGGAAAAGTTTCAGTGGTTAACATAAGAGGTGCAAATAATTTGACTGTGTTTTTGAAAAAGATAGGTGTGTTTATCACTATTACTTTGGCTCTTTGTACCATGTGGGCCAATCACAATCTGATTATTACCACTTGA
- the LOC133818673 gene encoding NAC domain-containing protein 54 isoform X2, with protein sequence MAPVSLPPGFRFHPTDEELVAYYLKRKINGRKIDLEIIPEVDLYKCEPWDLPGKSLLPSKDLEWYFFSPRDRKYPNGSRTNRATKGGYWKATGKDRKVNSQTRAVGMKKTLVYYRGRAPHGSRTDWVMHEYRLDERECEIPSGLQDAYALCRVFKKSAVGPKIGEQYYASTSTSTNHINQNHHSHNQHNNRHINMTSDHSSSIEIYSDGRCEDFESNNYPMVPADTCSAQTSMMQRCRPDHHPHNKWTHFLSDDDSFNYNFSTTPNSSFQNYGGISYPPSKVDVALECARLQHRLTLPPLEVEDFPHSSGNINEFKVMQSSGHYHHAMPETGANDIDILQEILSVAHVSQELINQPSSNFVDETSMWGSTNVNIIGTAADDFSFMVGRDTQHNQSLDNNDMNPMRYMDKSWENHLARSIEIGDFEEGFKSDQRAVENLRWIGMSSKDVEESFVEEHKIVPFENISSYRREEHEDINVDAGHQSSCNNKEFNEDTDQTNDQFSLGFINSGPNEHLIDEGNMDEYSSSPSFEVVEEIKVNHGLFVSTRQVAETFFHQSVPSQTVQVHLNPVLLLSNHFLVGPKATASNSGKKSENSTHDHDQHSFISVTTVFKAMFVEMTKSMKLAWWTIMSTIMCMISFISTSVEQVVAAASATSAGVEGNENGCDILVLKQRMKRGIGAKLCNEKGKVSVVNIRGANNLTVFLKKIGVFITITLALCTMWANHNLIITT encoded by the exons ATGGCACCAGTTTCATTGCCGCCTGGTTTTCGATTCCATCCAACCGATGAGGAACTAGTAGCTTACTATCTCAAGAGAAAGATCAACGGCCGTAAGATCGATTTAGAGATCATCCCCGAGGTTGATCTCTACAAGTGTGAACCTTGGGACTTACCAG GGAAGTCATTGTTACCGAGCAAAGATCTGGAGTGGTATTTCTTCAGTCCCCGAGATCGTAAATATCCAAATGGGTCGAGGACAAATCGGGCAACAAAAGGTGGATATTGGAAGGCCACAGGGAAAGACCGAAAGGTGAACTCGCAGACACGTGCAGTTGGCATGAAAAAAACATTGGTTTACTACAGAGGAAGGGCTCCTCATGGCTCTAGAACTGACTGGGTTATGCATGAATATCGTCTTGATGAGCGAGAGTGTGAGATTCCTTCCGGTCTCCAG GATGCATATGCACTTTGTCGTGTATTCAAGAAAAGTGCTGTTGGGCCAAAGATTGGAGAGCAATATTACGCAAGTACAAGCACTAGTACTAATCATATAAACCAGAATCATCACAGTCATAATCAGCATAATAATCGCCATATTAATATGACTAGTgatcattcttcaagcattgaaaTATATTCGGATGGAAGATGTGAGGATTTTGAGAGCAACAATTATCCAATGGTGCCTGCAGACACTTGCTCCGCTCAAACGTCTATGATGCAAAGATGTAGACCAGATCACCACCCACATAATAAATGGACGCACTTCTTATCTGATGATGACTCTTTTAATTATAACTTCTCTACAACTCCTAACTCATCATTTCAGAATTACGGAGGCATTTCTTACCCTCCATCCAAG GTTGATGTAGCACTAGAGTGCGCTAGGTTACAGCATAGGCTCACACTTCCACCGTTGGAGGTAGAAGATTTTCCCCACTCTTCAGGGAATATTAATGAATTTAAAGTGATGCAATCAAGTGGTCATTATCATCACGCCATGCCAGAAACTGGCGCCAACGACATTGATATCTTGCAAGAAATTCTCTCTGTTGCTCATGTTTCTCAAGAACTCATAAACCAGCCCAGTAGTAACTTTGTGGATGAGACATCTATGTGGGGATCAACTAATGTTAATATTATTGGTACTGCGGCTGATGATTTCAGCTTCATGGTTGGCCGAGACACTCAACACAACCAATCATTAGACAACAACGACATGAATCCTATGCGGTATATGGACAAATCCTGGGAAAATCACCTAGCGAGGTCAATCGAGATTGGAGATTTCGAAGAAGGTTTCAAATCGGATCAGAGAGCTGTGGAGAATCTGAGATGGATAGGAATGTCCAGCAAAGATGTAGAGGAG AGCTTCGTGGAAGAACACAAAATAGTTCCATTTGAAAATATTTCAAGCTATCGAAGAGAAGAACATGAAGACATCAACG ttgATGCAGGTCATCAAAGCAGCTGTAATAATAAGGAATTCAATGAAGACACTGACCAGACAAACGATCAATTCTCCCTTGGATTCATCAATAGTGGCCCAAATGAACACTTAATAGACGAGGGAAACATGGATGAATATTCAAGTTCTCCAAGTTTTGAGGTCGTAGAGGAGATCAAAGTCAATCATGGACTATTCGTCTCGACTCGTCAGGTTGCTGAGACATTCTTTCATCAATCAGTGCCTTCTCAAACTGTCCAAGTCCATCTGAATCCAGTGCTATTATTGAGCAACCACTTCTTGGTAGGTCCGAAAGCCACTGCTTCGAATTCTGGAAAGAAATCCGAGAATAGTACACATGATCATGATCAACATTCTTTCATCTCTGTTACTACTGTGTTTAAAGCCATGTTTGTGGAAATGACCAAATCAATGAAGTTAGCATGGTGGACAATAATGAGCACCATTATGTGCATGATTTCTTTTATTTCGACAAGCGTGGAACAGGTAGTTGCTGCTGCAAGTGCTACTAGTGCTGGAGTTGAAGGAAATGAAAATGGTTGTGATATCTTGGTACTCAAGCAAAGGATGAAAAGAGGCATTGGAGCTAAGTTGTGCAACGAGAAAGGAAAAGTTTCAGTGGTTAACATAAGAGGTGCAAATAATTTGACTGTGTTTTTGAAAAAGATAGGTGTGTTTATCACTATTACTTTGGCTCTTTGTACCATGTGGGCCAATCACAATCTGATTATTACCACTTGA